Proteins found in one Campylobacter sp. MG1 genomic segment:
- a CDS encoding ComEC/Rec2 family competence protein — protein sequence MLFCLQTHLKFINFQNFLYEDKYEVLVLNNYLKTKNNRSYYVLSLQYKDIIIYTTTSKKINSNHILLNFAAKEKLSFYEYFKSKFYLPSYNIVELKEFKDNFFVNYFLDQHKDEKIKQLYGALFFAKSINKELRNDVNYYGIAHLIAISGYHLGLIYSIFFFIFSIIYKYFQKRFFPYRSIHFDLGIIIFIILALYFYQIGMIASYFRSFIMAILGFYFVIRAIKLLSFLHLLLAFLICVAINPSLIFSVGFFFSCLGVFYIYLFLYHFKINNIYMIILLEISVFFAMITPVLYFFPLLSFQQLFGIILTPLFVIFYPLVLFLHIINQGNLLDGILINFLNFKLFAIDFKVDFVFFISYIFLSLLSIFHRYLAIFVISINMIFYFYLGFL from the coding sequence ATGTTATTTTGCTTACAAACGCACTTAAAATTTATAAATTTTCAAAATTTTTTATACGAAGATAAATATGAAGTCTTAGTATTAAATAATTATTTAAAAACTAAAAATAATCGTTCTTATTATGTATTATCACTACAATATAAAGACATAATAATTTATACGACTACAAGCAAAAAAATTAATTCAAATCATATATTATTAAATTTTGCAGCAAAGGAAAAACTATCATTTTATGAATATTTTAAATCCAAGTTTTATTTACCTAGTTATAACATTGTAGAATTAAAAGAATTCAAAGATAATTTTTTTGTAAATTATTTTTTAGACCAGCATAAAGACGAAAAAATAAAACAACTATATGGAGCTTTATTTTTTGCAAAATCAATAAATAAAGAATTAAGAAACGATGTAAATTATTATGGTATAGCACACTTAATAGCAATTTCTGGCTATCATTTAGGGCTTATTTATTCCATATTTTTCTTTATTTTTTCAATTATTTATAAGTATTTTCAAAAAAGATTTTTCCCATATAGGTCAATTCATTTTGATTTAGGGATAATTATTTTCATAATTTTAGCCTTGTATTTTTATCAAATAGGGATGATAGCTAGCTATTTTCGCTCATTTATTATGGCAATTTTAGGATTTTACTTCGTTATAAGAGCTATAAAATTACTTTCATTTTTGCACTTATTATTAGCATTTTTAATTTGTGTAGCTATAAACCCTAGCTTAATTTTTAGTGTAGGATTTTTCTTTTCATGTCTTGGAGTTTTTTATATTTATTTATTTTTATATCATTTTAAAATTAATAATATTTATATGATTATATTATTAGAAATTAGCGTTTTTTTCGCAATGATTACACCTGTTTTATATTTTTTTCCATTACTTAGTTTTCAACAACTATTTGGGATAATTTTAACCCCTTTATTTGTAATTTTTTATCCATTAGTATTATTTTTACACATAATAAATCAAGGAAATTTATTAGATGGTATTTTAATAAATTTTTTAAATTTTAAATTATTTGCAATAGATTTTAAAGTTGATTTTGTATTTTTTATATCTTATATATTTTTATCCTTACTTTCAATTTTTCATAGATATTTAGCAATTTTTGTTATAAGTATAAATATGATTTTTTATTTTTATTTAGGATTTTTATGA
- the nth gene encoding endonuclease III, with the protein MLKRELIIKKRFLDKYNNAKSELIFKNHYELIVCVMLSAQCLDSRVNLITPSLFANYPDINSLANANLMNIKELIKSCNFYQNKAINLIKMAKSVVENHNSIIPMNFNDLTKLAGVGEKTANVVLCEGIGANVMAVDTHIFRVSKRLKISNAKTPNDCAKELTKLFKTDLDKLHKGIVLFGRYICKAKKPDCNNCFLNDLCDEFKQQKNS; encoded by the coding sequence ATGTTAAAAAGAGAACTAATTATTAAAAAAAGATTTTTAGATAAATATAATAATGCTAAAAGTGAACTAATTTTTAAAAATCACTATGAATTAATCGTATGTGTAATGTTATCAGCTCAATGTCTTGATAGTAGAGTTAATCTAATAACACCAAGTTTATTTGCAAACTATCCTGATATAAATTCTTTAGCAAATGCAAATTTAATGAATATAAAAGAATTAATTAAAAGTTGTAATTTTTATCAAAACAAAGCAATTAATCTTATCAAAATGGCAAAAAGCGTTGTGGAAAATCACAATAGTATTATTCCTATGAATTTTAATGATTTAACAAAATTAGCGGGGGTTGGAGAAAAGACTGCTAATGTAGTTTTATGTGAAGGAATTGGTGCTAATGTAATGGCTGTGGATACTCATATTTTTAGAGTTAGCAAAAGATTAAAAATATCAAATGCAAAAACTCCTAATGATTGTGCTAAAGAGCTTACGAAACTATTTAAAACCGACCTTGATAAATTGCATAAAGGTATAGTTTTGTTTGGAAGATATATTTGCAAGGCTAAAAAACCTGATTGTAATAATTGTTTTTTAAACGATTTATGTGATGAATTTAAACAACAAAAAAACTCTTAA
- a CDS encoding peptidylprolyl isomerase, producing the protein MKKISLVLAGLLCGVSLNAAVVATFKGGEVTTEELAPYLAQFQISDVNALPKEAKEGLIKDVVTKKLFAKEAEKLKLDKDDAFKSALNSAKEVLLAQQYLLKKFNDIKVSDAEITDYYNKHLNDFKVPEAVKTKHILVKTEAEARDIIKQLKGLKDDALVNKFSELAKTKSNDKGSGAMGGDLPYMSVNELVPEYFNAAKKLKKGEISEPVKSQFGFHVILGEDYKASRQGSLQEAKPFIENGLKNEKHKALVKQEADKLINGAGLQVK; encoded by the coding sequence ATGAAAAAAATTTCATTAGTCCTAGCAGGGCTTTTATGTGGTGTAAGTTTAAATGCAGCTGTTGTTGCTACTTTTAAAGGTGGGGAAGTTACAACTGAAGAATTAGCTCCTTATTTAGCACAATTTCAAATTAGTGATGTAAATGCACTACCAAAAGAAGCTAAAGAAGGTTTAATAAAAGATGTTGTTACTAAGAAATTATTTGCTAAAGAAGCAGAAAAATTAAAACTAGATAAAGACGATGCTTTTAAATCAGCTTTAAATAGTGCAAAAGAAGTTTTATTAGCTCAACAATATTTATTAAAAAAATTTAATGATATTAAAGTAAGTGATGCAGAAATTACTGATTATTATAATAAACATTTAAATGATTTTAAAGTTCCTGAAGCTGTAAAAACTAAACATATTTTAGTTAAAACTGAAGCTGAAGCGAGAGATATTATTAAACAATTAAAAGGTTTAAAAGATGATGCTTTAGTAAATAAATTTAGTGAATTAGCTAAAACTAAGTCAAATGATAAAGGTTCAGGTGCAATGGGTGGAGATTTGCCTTATATGAGTGTAAATGAATTAGTTCCAGAATATTTTAATGCAGCTAAAAAACTTAAAAAAGGTGAAATTTCAGAGCCAGTTAAGTCTCAATTTGGCTTTCATGTAATTTTAGGAGAGGATTACAAAGCTAGTAGACAAGGAAGTTTACAAGAAGCTAAACCTTTCATTGAAAATGGTTTAAAAAATGAAAAACATAAAGCTTTAGTAAAACAAGAGGCTGATAAATTAATAAATGGTGCAGGCTTACAAGTTAAATAA
- the fbaA gene encoding class II fructose-bisphosphate aldolase, whose product MGVLELVKPGVIYGKDLERVYAYAKENKFAIPAVNVVGTNSINAALKAAREANSPIIIQFSNGGASFFAGKDCPNSAVIGAIAGAKYVHEVAAAYGVVAILHTDHAAKKLLPWIDDLIKANEEFYAIHKKPLFSSHMLDLSEESLNENIEISCEYFKKFNALEIGIEIELGCTGGEEDGVDNTNIDNAKLYTQPSDVALAHKELSKIGTNYTIAASFGNVHGVYKPGNVRLEPVILHNCQEYLQKGAKPLNFVFHGGSGSEAEKITEAINYGVIKMNIDTDTQWAFWDGVREYEVKNHGYLQGQIGNPEGDDKPNKKYYDPRMWLVAGEKSMQKRLSQAFSELNCMNRN is encoded by the coding sequence ATGGGTGTTTTAGAATTGGTAAAACCAGGTGTTATTTATGGTAAAGATTTAGAGCGCGTTTATGCTTACGCAAAAGAAAATAAATTTGCAATTCCAGCAGTAAATGTTGTAGGAACAAATTCTATAAACGCCGCATTAAAAGCTGCTCGTGAAGCAAATTCGCCTATTATTATTCAATTTAGTAATGGCGGAGCAAGTTTTTTTGCAGGAAAAGATTGTCCTAATTCAGCAGTAATTGGGGCAATTGCAGGTGCAAAGTATGTGCATGAAGTAGCAGCTGCTTATGGAGTAGTTGCTATTTTACATACCGATCACGCAGCAAAAAAACTTTTACCTTGGATAGATGATTTAATTAAGGCAAATGAAGAATTTTATGCAATTCATAAAAAACCTTTATTTAGTTCTCATATGCTTGATTTAAGCGAAGAAAGTTTAAACGAAAATATTGAAATTTCTTGCGAATATTTTAAGAAATTTAACGCATTAGAAATCGGTATAGAAATTGAATTAGGTTGCACTGGTGGAGAAGAAGATGGAGTTGATAATACAAATATTGACAATGCTAAATTATACACTCAACCAAGCGATGTAGCACTAGCTCATAAAGAATTAAGCAAAATTGGGACAAATTATACAATCGCAGCAAGTTTTGGTAATGTTCATGGGGTTTATAAACCAGGAAATGTAAGACTTGAGCCAGTAATTTTGCATAATTGTCAAGAATATTTGCAAAAGGGTGCAAAACCACTTAATTTTGTATTCCATGGCGGAAGTGGTAGTGAAGCAGAAAAAATCACTGAAGCAATCAATTACGGCGTAATTAAAATGAATATAGATACTGATACTCAATGGGCATTTTGGGATGGTGTTCGTGAATATGAAGTAAAAAATCACGGATATTTACAAGGACAAATCGGAAATCCTGAAGGTGATGATAAGCCTAATAAGAAATATTATGACCCAAGAATGTGGTTAGTTGCTGGAGAAAAATCTATGCAAAAACGCCTTTCACAAGCGTTTAGCGAGTTAAATTGTATGAATAGGAATTAA
- a CDS encoding MotA/TolQ/ExbB proton channel family protein: MLAILAYLNIIKLIMPLHTIIMCAVLLVFAMFFAPQNEYCVYAKIKKNSSIFENDLKDFIKDNSLRIDEISKANVSFDEFFDNYLHKLKPLSFGYIASAVFPMIGILGTFISIAISMPDFKVGSSAALEGEISLLLSGISTAFYVSIYGIFLTIWWMFYSRLGIAKINNFKENYRINSKKYFWSKEELERISLRKNSELFSNTNLLLSKLYDNEFFNEISKLHQDKFTGFKELFKSYEKIAIVHTNLAQKSLELSNKNTKQMQEKIDEFSLRIENSLKEFAKLKEDLEAKLLDFKNIYEDEKHEFRIVDELKADIENLSKEANQVLNKINNA; this comes from the coding sequence GTGTTAGCGATTTTAGCTTATTTAAATATTATAAAACTTATTATGCCATTACATACTATTATAATGTGTGCTGTGCTCTTAGTATTTGCTATGTTTTTTGCACCGCAAAATGAATATTGTGTATATGCAAAAATTAAAAAGAATTCGTCAATTTTTGAAAATGATTTAAAAGATTTTATTAAAGATAATTCTTTAAGAATTGATGAAATTAGTAAGGCTAATGTGAGTTTTGATGAATTTTTTGATAATTATTTACATAAGCTAAAGCCACTTTCATTTGGATATATTGCTAGTGCTGTTTTTCCAATGATTGGAATTTTAGGAACTTTTATAAGTATTGCAATATCTATGCCTGATTTTAAAGTAGGTAGTTCAGCTGCGCTTGAAGGAGAAATTAGCTTATTGCTTAGTGGAATTTCAACTGCTTTTTATGTTTCAATTTATGGGATTTTTCTTACTATTTGGTGGATGTTTTATTCAAGACTTGGTATTGCTAAAATTAATAATTTTAAAGAAAATTATAGAATTAATAGTAAAAAATATTTTTGGAGCAAAGAAGAATTAGAAAGAATTTCTCTTAGAAAAAATAGTGAGTTATTTTCTAATACAAATTTATTATTATCAAAGCTTTATGATAATGAGTTTTTTAATGAAATATCAAAACTCCATCAAGATAAATTTACAGGTTTTAAAGAATTATTTAAATCTTATGAAAAAATTGCGATAGTTCATACAAATTTAGCTCAAAAATCTTTAGAATTAAGCAATAAAAATACTAAGCAAATGCAAGAAAAGATAGATGAATTTTCATTAAGAATTGAAAATAGCTTGAAAGAATTTGCTAAATTAAAAGAAGATTTAGAAGCTAAATTATTAGATTTTAAAAATATTTATGAAGATGAAAAACACGAATTTAGAATAGTTGATGAATTAAAAGCCGATATTGAAAACCTTAGTAAAGAAGCAAATCAGGTATTAAATAAAATAAATAATGCGTAA
- a CDS encoding OmpA family protein codes for MRNKDNNNFWIVYADLMAGLLFVFILVLSAIVLKYIFTQNELKNEQKHLDESKALIISKDELLSSLNEELEKLNISLNDELNKNKDANDYIKKLLLNLDENAKNKEELLSNIDKKDAQILMLLKNLEDTEIKIKNKDDKIDELAKQLSGFKVEYEKLKNNKTKLIQALQNKLSNDILINLNSGSISLNASILFDSAEYLIKDSAKEELKKTLIKYFDALLSSPEILANIDSIVIEGHTDSVGGFTYNLELSQKRALEIMKFINSFYNDKRLEKLLVAVGKSYNDLKFKDGVEDKQASRRIEIKLQFSNEQAIKEFESVISKDLSENSNN; via the coding sequence ATGCGTAATAAAGATAATAATAATTTTTGGATAGTTTATGCTGATTTGATGGCTGGATTGTTGTTTGTATTTATTTTAGTTCTTAGTGCTATTGTTTTAAAATATATTTTTACACAAAATGAGCTAAAAAATGAACAAAAACATTTAGATGAATCAAAAGCTTTAATAATTAGCAAAGATGAGCTTTTGAGTTCTTTAAATGAAGAGCTTGAAAAACTCAATATTTCATTAAACGATGAGCTAAATAAAAATAAAGATGCAAATGATTATATTAAAAAATTGCTTCTTAATTTAGATGAAAATGCAAAAAATAAGGAAGAATTATTAAGCAATATTGACAAAAAAGATGCACAAATTTTAATGCTACTTAAAAATCTTGAAGATACTGAAATAAAAATAAAAAATAAAGATGATAAAATAGACGAATTAGCAAAGCAATTGAGTGGGTTTAAGGTTGAATACGAAAAGCTTAAAAATAATAAAACAAAATTAATTCAAGCTTTACAAAATAAATTATCAAATGATATTTTAATCAATCTTAATTCAGGCAGTATTAGCTTAAATGCTAGTATTTTGTTTGATAGTGCGGAGTATTTGATTAAAGATAGTGCAAAAGAAGAGCTTAAAAAAACTCTAATTAAGTATTTTGATGCCTTGCTTAGCTCACCTGAAATTCTAGCTAATATTGATAGTATAGTGATTGAAGGACATACTGATAGTGTTGGTGGATTTACTTATAATCTTGAGTTATCTCAAAAAAGAGCTTTGGAAATTATGAAATTTATTAATTCGTTTTATAATGATAAAAGATTAGAAAAACTACTTGTAGCAGTTGGCAAAAGCTATAATGATTTAAAATTTAAAGATGGCGTTGAAGATAAACAAGCAAGCAGAAGAATAGAAATAAAATTACAATTTTCAAATGAACAAGCAATCAAGGAATTTGAAAGCGTAATTTCAAAGGATTTAAGTGAAAATAGCAATAATTAG
- a CDS encoding glycosyltransferase family 9 protein — translation MKIAIIRLSAMGDIFHMLWHINYIRAAYPKARIDFFVDSRFYFLLDGLVWFDNIYSLPLKKHPIKAIKEIKHLKKSYDISIDYQGRIKSGFLANYLSTNSYGYSKNGLREKLAYYFYKNHCNCDYLENVYKRSLELTRFALKEFKNDELVTSDVLIYDEIKTQNIMNKIKPLVEDEFILLHNGSSKINKMLPLEKLIDICKNCDYKILLSWGSQIELDRANEIAKECKNAKVLPKISLNELVFLSKLAKLIIGNDSGTTHIAVVLNRPNITFLNECDKKPAKRFVKPSEIHYYFSTFKEVSADKVLAIIKKVFNE, via the coding sequence GTGAAAATAGCAATAATTAGACTTAGTGCAATGGGCGATATTTTTCATATGCTATGGCATATTAATTATATAAGAGCTGCATATCCTAAAGCTAGGATTGATTTTTTTGTAGATTCTAGGTTTTATTTTTTACTTGATGGGCTTGTTTGGTTTGATAATATTTATTCATTACCACTTAAAAAACACCCAATAAAAGCAATAAAAGAGATAAAACATTTAAAAAAATCATATGATATTAGTATTGATTATCAAGGAAGAATAAAATCAGGTTTTTTAGCAAATTATTTGAGTACAAATTCTTATGGATATTCTAAAAATGGCTTAAGAGAAAAGTTAGCTTATTATTTTTATAAAAACCATTGTAATTGTGATTATTTAGAAAATGTGTATAAAAGAAGCCTTGAATTAACTCGCTTTGCTTTAAAAGAATTTAAAAATGATGAGTTAGTAACTAGTGATGTATTAATTTATGATGAGATAAAAACTCAAAATATTATGAATAAAATAAAGCCTTTAGTAGAAGATGAATTTATATTATTACATAATGGCTCAAGCAAGATAAATAAAATGCTTCCTTTAGAAAAATTGATTGATATTTGTAAAAATTGTGATTATAAAATATTGCTTAGTTGGGGTTCTCAAATAGAACTTGATAGGGCAAATGAGATTGCAAAAGAATGTAAAAATGCTAAAGTCTTGCCTAAAATTTCATTAAATGAATTAGTATTTTTAAGCAAATTAGCAAAATTAATTATAGGAAATGATAGCGGGACTACTCATATTGCTGTGGTTTTAAATCGTCCTAATATAACTTTTTTAAACGAATGTGATAAAAAACCTGCAAAAAGATTTGTTAAACCTAGTGAAATTCATTATTATTTTTCAACTTTTAAAGAAGTTAGTGCTGATAAGGTTTTAGCAATTATAAAAAAGGTATTTAATGAGTAG
- a CDS encoding lipid A biosynthesis lauroyl acyltransferase has protein sequence MSRIKDYFYLLIFYFLNFLLKLIPNKILKFFANLIGSLAFRINKKHKNIILKNLEHFCKLTQAPKSIEITKQVYKKFAFYILSMVKNQNISQEKLLKQIKLFKNEEYLQDLLSANAKIVFTTAHYGYWEILPSAVAIKFNCKINVIGRALESAKINAILTKYRENFGVKLIEKTNALRPMIKALNSNELVGIVSDQDAHIKESSEFILYGRKVTQSNAASLIAKRCDAYLLPVYIYEISDGYCIEFFKPLKASEKTIEELSFYQLECTKKMWEKNPSEYFWFHKRFKTFYEDEY, from the coding sequence ATGAGTAGAATAAAAGATTATTTTTATTTGTTAATATTTTATTTTCTAAATTTTTTACTAAAATTAATTCCTAATAAGATTTTAAAATTCTTTGCTAATTTAATCGGTAGCCTAGCATTTAGAATTAATAAAAAACATAAAAATATAATCTTAAAAAACTTAGAGCATTTTTGCAAACTCACACAAGCTCCAAAAAGTATAGAAATTACCAAACAAGTTTATAAAAAATTTGCCTTTTATATATTATCAATGGTAAAAAATCAAAATATAAGCCAAGAAAAATTATTAAAACAAATAAAATTATTCAAAAACGAAGAATATTTACAAGATTTATTAAGTGCTAATGCAAAAATAGTTTTTACAACAGCACATTATGGATATTGGGAGATTTTGCCATCTGCTGTTGCTATTAAGTTTAATTGTAAAATAAATGTAATAGGAAGAGCCTTAGAGAGTGCAAAAATTAATGCAATACTTACTAAATATAGAGAAAATTTCGGAGTAAAACTAATAGAAAAAACAAATGCTTTAAGACCTATGATTAAGGCTTTAAATAGTAATGAATTAGTAGGAATTGTAAGCGATCAAGACGCACATATTAAAGAAAGTAGCGAGTTTATTTTATATGGTAGAAAGGTTACTCAAAGCAATGCAGCAAGTCTTATAGCTAAAAGGTGTGATGCTTATTTATTGCCTGTTTATATTTATGAAATTAGCGATGGTTATTGTATAGAGTTTTTTAAGCCATTAAAGGCTAGTGAAAAAACAATAGAAGAACTTAGCTTTTATCAATTAGAATGCACGAAAAAAATGTGGGAGAAAAATCCTAGTGAGTATTTTTGGTTTCACAAAAGATTTAAGACATTTTATGAGGATGAGTATTGA
- a CDS encoding glycosyltransferase family 9 protein has product MKIFIYLPNWLGDAIMAAGAINALIKKYPNAKITFYGSFVACELYKDLGEVVVEIKKQRLKQIKALKEEFDLGISFKASLSSKFLLFILNAKKKFYFKANKSDNTHQVLKYFNLIKPLGLDEQLNTALPFKKLKTRKLIGIAAGANYGAAKCYEPSYFAKIASTFKEHKIILFGTKNEAGICNFIEDELKKYDIKAINLCGKTNIKRLALAVSSLDYLLANDSGIMHLGASFNIKVLAFFGATNIKQTSPFCKNAKVFSINLACSPCMKRVCPLKHHNCMKQMTPEFVLNNLYT; this is encoded by the coding sequence TTGAAAATTTTTATATATTTACCTAATTGGCTAGGCGATGCTATTATGGCTGCTGGTGCTATTAATGCTTTAATTAAAAAATATCCTAATGCAAAAATTACTTTTTATGGAAGTTTTGTAGCTTGTGAGCTTTATAAGGATTTAGGTGAAGTTGTAGTAGAGATAAAAAAACAAAGATTAAAGCAAATTAAGGCTTTAAAAGAAGAATTTGATTTAGGAATTTCATTTAAGGCAAGTTTGTCATCTAAGTTTTTGTTATTTATATTAAATGCTAAGAAAAAATTTTATTTTAAAGCAAACAAAAGTGATAATACTCATCAAGTTTTAAAATATTTTAATCTAATAAAGCCACTTGGATTGGATGAACAATTAAACACAGCTTTACCTTTTAAAAAGCTTAAAACAAGAAAACTAATAGGAATAGCAGCTGGTGCTAATTATGGTGCTGCTAAATGCTATGAGCCTAGTTATTTTGCAAAAATTGCTAGTACTTTTAAAGAGCATAAAATAATACTTTTTGGGACTAAGAATGAAGCTGGAATTTGTAATTTTATTGAAGATGAGCTTAAAAAATACGATATAAAAGCCATTAATTTGTGTGGTAAAACTAATATTAAAAGATTGGCTTTAGCAGTTTCTAGCCTTGATTATTTATTGGCAAATGATAGTGGAATTATGCATTTAGGTGCTAGTTTTAATATAAAAGTTCTAGCATTTTTCGGAGCTACAAATATTAAACAAACTTCACCATTTTGCAAAAATGCAAAAGTTTTTAGTATCAATTTAGCCTGTTCGCCTTGTATGAAAAGAGTATGTCCTTTAAAGCACCACAATTGCATGAAACAAATGACACCTGAATTTGTGTTAAATAATTTATATACTTAA
- a CDS encoding rhodanese-like domain-containing protein, whose protein sequence is MKKLILLFALIFSACFNADNVKLLNTDEFKARLNSDYLIIDTRIDSYYNGFSEDGAKNGGHIKEALNISALSMDFIENKKFEEYFKGKGITKDKKLVFYGSNLDEIKKVSSEFLARGYKGEIYADFIDYANNNDLVKLKNYQLAVYPKWLNDLMQGKKVESFDGKDFMVFEVSWGENSDEYSEHIKGAYHFNTDLIENAPVWNLSDAKTLENNLLNLGITSEKTIILYSKNQMAALRVFFALKYAGVKDVRFLNGGLYSWQEAGFSIEKTPNIPNKESDFKAIIPANANINISMPDDIKNYKGDLKLVSIRAWDEFIGKISGYDYIPKSGEPKGAIWGFAGTNSSNVADYYDPDGTLRNPYEIYELWQSQGINKNDNLAFYCGTGWRASVAWFIALLDGWENIYVYDGGWNAWQMDESLEVQKNLDLVKPDSKNDYGAVFKEGASCKS, encoded by the coding sequence GTGAAAAAATTAATTTTATTGTTTGCACTTATTTTTAGTGCTTGTTTTAATGCTGATAATGTTAAATTATTAAATACTGATGAGTTTAAAGCTAGATTAAATAGTGATTATTTGATAATTGATACAAGAATTGATAGTTATTATAATGGTTTTAGCGAAGATGGGGCAAAAAACGGCGGTCATATTAAAGAGGCTTTAAATATTAGTGCTTTATCAATGGATTTTATTGAAAATAAAAAATTTGAAGAATATTTCAAAGGCAAAGGCATTACAAAGGATAAAAAGCTCGTATTTTATGGCTCTAATTTAGATGAGATAAAAAAAGTTAGCTCGGAGTTTTTAGCTCGTGGTTATAAAGGCGAGATTTATGCTGATTTTATAGATTATGCAAATAATAATGATTTAGTAAAACTTAAAAATTATCAACTAGCAGTCTATCCTAAATGGCTAAATGATTTAATGCAAGGCAAAAAAGTTGAGAGTTTTGATGGCAAAGACTTTATGGTTTTTGAGGTTAGTTGGGGAGAAAATAGTGATGAATACAGCGAGCATATAAAAGGTGCTTATCATTTTAATACGGATTTAATAGAGAATGCTCCTGTTTGGAATTTAAGTGATGCAAAAACTTTAGAAAATAATCTTTTAAACTTAGGGATTACAAGTGAAAAAACTATAATTTTATATTCTAAAAATCAAATGGCAGCTTTAAGAGTGTTTTTTGCATTAAAATACGCTGGGGTTAAAGATGTTAGATTTTTAAATGGTGGGCTATATTCTTGGCAAGAAGCAGGATTTAGCATAGAAAAAACTCCAAATATACCTAATAAAGAAAGTGATTTTAAAGCGATAATTCCTGCAAATGCTAATATAAATATATCAATGCCAGATGATATTAAAAATTATAAAGGGGATTTAAAGCTAGTAAGTATTAGGGCTTGGGATGAGTTTATAGGCAAAATTAGTGGTTATGATTATATACCAAAAAGCGGTGAGCCAAAAGGAGCTATTTGGGGATTTGCAGGGACAAATTCATCTAATGTGGCTGATTATTACGACCCTGATGGAACGCTTAGAAATCCTTATGAAATATATGAATTATGGCAAAGTCAAGGCATTAATAAAAATGATAATTTAGCTTTTTATTGTGGCACAGGCTGGAGAGCTAGTGTTGCTTGGTTTATTGCCTTACTTGATGGTTGGGAAAATATTTATGTATATGATGGTGGCTGGAATGCTTGGCAAATGGATGAGAGCTTAGAAGTGCAAAAGAATTTAGATTTAGTTAAACCTGATTCAAAAAACGATTATGGAGCAGTGTTTAAAGAAGGTGCTAGTTGTAAAAGCTAA
- a CDS encoding YeeE/YedE family protein, with protein sequence MNTLIFGIVFGFLLARYRFCFFSGFRNLFYFKDFSFVSALSFCIFLQSLGLFTLEHFKLITIPEFKFSILATIIGSFAFGVGMAFSKACVSGSFTRVINNSSYLITAFSFAFSMALFNGIFKKYIDIFTKNELTNIHTFLNISPFILVILLGILSIYLIYKAKKISILAIVLAILSLLMWKMIGFSFTLSVPSKNMILYLVTNQYRYLDSGVYFLFGCILGGIVANLKSFSLQGVSLKQGYFSVIGGFLMAFGASLASGCNVANILIASAYFSFQAFIFLPFMLFGFLIILRRVS encoded by the coding sequence ATGAATACGCTTATATTTGGAATTGTTTTTGGATTTTTATTAGCAAGATATAGATTTTGCTTTTTTTCTGGTTTTAGAAATCTTTTTTATTTTAAAGATTTTTCATTTGTTAGTGCTTTAAGTTTTTGTATATTTTTACAATCTCTTGGCTTATTCACATTAGAACATTTTAAACTAATTACCATACCCGAGTTTAAATTCTCAATACTTGCTACTATTATAGGTAGCTTTGCATTTGGCGTTGGAATGGCGTTTAGCAAGGCTTGTGTTAGTGGTAGTTTTACTAGAGTTATTAATAATAGTTCTTATTTAATAACGGCTTTTTCTTTTGCTTTTAGTATGGCTTTATTTAATGGAATATTTAAAAAATATATAGATATTTTTACAAAAAATGAGCTTACTAATATTCATACTTTTTTAAATATTTCGCCTTTTATCTTAGTGATTTTACTTGGAATTTTAAGTATATATTTAATCTATAAAGCCAAAAAAATCAGTATTCTAGCAATAGTTTTAGCAATTTTAAGTCTTTTAATGTGGAAAATGATTGGTTTTAGTTTTACTTTATCAGTGCCTAGTAAAAATATGATTTTATATCTAGTAACCAATCAATATAGGTATTTAGATTCTGGAGTTTATTTTTTATTTGGTTGTATTTTAGGTGGGATTGTTGCGAATTTAAAATCATTTTCGCTTCAAGGTGTATCGCTAAAACAAGGATATTTTAGTGTAATTGGAGGCTTTTTGATGGCTTTTGGAGCTTCTCTTGCAAGTGGTTGCAATGTGGCAAATATTTTAATAGCTAGTGCTTATTTTAGCTTTCAAGCTTTTATATTTTTACCTTTTATGCTTTTTGGATTTTTGATTATTTTAAGGAGAGTATCGTGA